In Acaryochloris marina S15, a single genomic region encodes these proteins:
- a CDS encoding GIY-YIG nuclease family protein — MRIATTIRISLFQNDGHSPLSDKQDLMSEWHLYIIRTRNGALYTGVTTDVARRLDEHSHSKKGAKFLRSKGPLQLVYQQPVGSRSEAQQLEYQIKQLSKSQKEKFIATHSP; from the coding sequence ATGCGTATTGCAACTACGATACGCATCTCCCTCTTTCAAAATGATGGGCATAGCCCATTGAGCGACAAACAAGACCTTATGTCTGAATGGCATCTCTATATCATTCGTACCCGGAATGGGGCCTTGTATACAGGCGTGACGACAGACGTTGCTCGTCGCCTGGATGAGCATTCCCATAGCAAAAAAGGGGCTAAGTTTCTGCGCTCAAAAGGCCCATTGCAGCTGGTTTATCAACAACCCGTGGGGAGTCGATCCGAAGCCCAGCAGTTGGAATATCAAATTAAACAGCTATCGAAGTCCCAAAAAGAGAAATTCATCGCCACTCACAGCC
- a CDS encoding PIN domain-containing protein yields MSGILVDTCVWSIALRCSSADETSIAKQLTRLIDENQVKIIGAIRQELLSGYTDKSRYEKLRQKLKYFPNEPLVDSDYEAAAEYSNFCRSKGIQGSHTDFLICAVAIRAKFEIFTTDKDFSHYAKHLPITLFKTS; encoded by the coding sequence ATGAGCGGCATCCTGGTTGATACCTGTGTTTGGTCCATTGCTCTGCGCTGTAGTTCTGCAGATGAAACCTCTATAGCTAAACAACTCACCCGACTCATTGATGAGAATCAAGTAAAAATAATTGGTGCCATCAGACAAGAATTGTTGTCTGGCTACACGGATAAAAGCCGATATGAAAAACTGCGACAGAAACTGAAATATTTCCCAAACGAACCATTGGTGGATTCTGATTATGAAGCTGCTGCAGAATATTCGAATTTCTGTCGCTCAAAAGGGATTCAAGGCTCCCACACAGATTTCTTGATTTGTGCTGTTGCTATACGAGCTAAATTCGAAATTTTTACTACCGATAAAGACTTTAGTCATTACGCCAAGCATTTACCAATCACACTCTTCAAGACAAGCTAA
- a CDS encoding type II toxin-antitoxin system VapB family antitoxin: MATNLSIDADLLEEALRVGGFSTKKETVNQALTEFVQRRQQREIISLFGQLPQDADYDYKQGRQ; the protein is encoded by the coding sequence ATGGCTACCAATCTTTCTATCGATGCTGACTTGCTCGAAGAGGCCCTGCGAGTTGGTGGATTTTCCACCAAAAAAGAGACCGTAAATCAAGCACTGACTGAGTTTGTACAACGTCGACAACAGCGTGAAATTATCTCTCTATTTGGCCAATTACCTCAAGATGCCGATTATGACTATAAACAAGGACGACAATGA
- a CDS encoding YchJ family protein: MLISDDRSATSLCPCGSQKLFNQCCGVYLQGSLPAPTAETLMRSRYVAYCLKNIDYLFNTEHPSHRQPNSRQLIAATANHLTWLGLTVLATKAGQPEDKTGVVEFFAVYQEGNSVAQLHERSRFIKENGKWFYTDGDRLPPFQPKKNEPCWCKSGKKFKQCHRKKI, translated from the coding sequence ATGCTGATCTCTGACGATCGCTCTGCTACAAGTCTTTGCCCCTGCGGTAGTCAAAAGTTATTCAACCAGTGCTGCGGTGTTTATTTACAAGGGTCGCTCCCTGCCCCCACCGCTGAGACACTGATGAGATCGCGCTACGTTGCCTATTGCCTCAAAAATATCGATTACCTATTCAATACCGAGCATCCCAGTCACCGACAACCCAATAGCCGACAATTGATCGCTGCCACTGCCAATCATCTGACTTGGCTGGGTTTAACTGTACTTGCCACTAAAGCTGGACAACCTGAAGATAAAACCGGAGTTGTTGAGTTCTTTGCGGTGTACCAAGAAGGGAACTCTGTGGCCCAACTCCACGAGCGATCGCGCTTTATCAAAGAAAATGGCAAATGGTTTTACACCGATGGGGATAGGTTACCGCCCTTCCAGCCGAAAAAGAATGAGCCCTGTTGGTGTAAAAGTGGCAAAAAGTTTAAACAGTGCCACCGTAAGAAAATCTGA
- a CDS encoding PadR family transcriptional regulator translates to MSLSYAILATLADQACSGYELAKRFDGSVGHFWSASHQQIYRELNRLEERQWITGEVIPQTGRPDKKCYHLTEMGKAEMAEWIAQPSKSSRTKEEILVKLFAGDLVEPEVLLAELRRYQQEHQQQLQIYRQIEQQHFAEPEQLSWAAKCQYLTLRQGIRHEVDVIVWCEEALALLEF, encoded by the coding sequence ATGAGTCTTTCTTACGCAATTTTGGCAACCTTGGCGGATCAAGCCTGCAGTGGCTATGAGTTGGCGAAGCGGTTTGATGGGTCAGTGGGCCATTTCTGGTCTGCAAGTCATCAGCAGATCTATCGAGAACTCAACCGTTTAGAGGAGCGACAGTGGATCACGGGAGAGGTGATTCCCCAAACGGGTCGTCCTGATAAAAAGTGCTATCACCTGACTGAAATGGGTAAGGCGGAGATGGCCGAGTGGATTGCTCAGCCCAGTAAAAGTAGCCGCACGAAGGAAGAAATCCTAGTGAAGCTGTTTGCCGGGGATTTAGTAGAGCCTGAGGTATTACTGGCAGAACTCCGTCGTTACCAGCAAGAACATCAACAGCAATTGCAGATCTATCGGCAGATTGAGCAGCAGCATTTTGCTGAGCCAGAGCAGTTATCTTGGGCAGCAAAATGTCAGTATCTAACGCTGCGGCAAGGCATTCGCCATGAAGTGGATGTAATTGTTTGGTGTGAGGAAGCCTTGGCTTTATTAGAGTTTTGA